A part of Zonotrichia leucophrys gambelii isolate GWCS_2022_RI chromosome 7, RI_Zleu_2.0, whole genome shotgun sequence genomic DNA contains:
- the DUSP19 gene encoding dual specificity protein phosphatase 19 produces MHSLAQEIRSFSRANLRKQRTRVTTLTGRRIVETWRGACLHMEEEEEAAPGGGFVQDLSADLQVGVVKPWLLLGSQDAAHDLETMRKHKVTHVLNVAYGVQNAFLDDFIYKTISILDLPETDITSYFPECFEFIEKARIQDGVVLVHCNAGVSRAAAVVIGFLMNSERLSFARAFSLVKNARPAACPNPGFMEQLHKYQEQILKTNGSINNHD; encoded by the exons ATGCACTCCCTCGCCCAGGAGATCCGCAGCTTCTCCAGGGCCAACCTGCGCAAGCAGCGCACCCGCGTCACCACGCTGACCGGCCGCAGGATCGTCGAGACGTGGCGCGGCGCCTGCCTGcacatggaggaggaggaggaggcggcgccCGGCGGCGGCTTCGTGCAGGACCTGAGCGCTGACCTGCAGGTCGGCGTGGTgaagccctggctgctgctgg GGTCGCAGGATGCTGCTCACGACCTGGAGACGATGAGGAAGCACAAG GTCACTCACGTTTTAAATGTGGCATATGGAGTCCAAAATGCCTTTCTTGATGACTTTATATACAAGACCATTTCCATTCTGGACCTCCCAGAAACTGATATTACCTCCTATTTCCCTGAATGTTTTGAGTTTATTGAGAAAGCCAGGATCCAG GATGGAGTGGTGCTGGTTCACTGTAATGCAGGAGTCTCCCGTGCAGCAGCTGTAGTCATTGGTTTTCTCATGAATTCAGAAAGACTGAGCTTTGCCAGAGCCTTTTCCTTGGTGAAAAATGCGAGGCCTGCAGCTTGTCCAAACCCTGGCttcatggagcagctccacaaGTACCAAGAACAGATTTTAAAGACAAATGGAAGCATAAACAATCATGACTGA
- the NUP35 gene encoding nucleoporin NUP35 yields the protein MAAFAMELPPAGAEPMTLGSPTSPKQGTSAQFLPGFLMGDLPAPVTPQPRALYGPSVGVMETRSPLLAGGSPPQPVVPSHKDKGGAPPVRSIYEELSSPGLGSTPLTLRRTASFTLSQSPSTGILPSTPGAASSMFSPASIGQPKKTTLSPAQLDPFYTQGDSLTSEDQLDDTWVTVFGFPQASASYILLQFAQYGNILKHVMSNAGNWMHIRYQSKLQARKALSKDGKIFGESIMIGVKPCIDKSLMENYERSSTSSMSSIFTPPTKSAGTPTQLANNSARISTMRPLATAYKASTSDYQVVSDRQTPRKDESIVSKAMEYVFGW from the exons ATGGCCGCCTTCGCCATGGAGCTGCCGCCCGCAG GAGCTGAACCAATGACTCTTGGCTCCCCGACATCTCCAAAACAAGGAACTAGTGCTCAGTTCCTCCCTGGGTTTTTGATGGGTGACTTACCTGCACCAGTGACTCCGCAGCCACGTGCTTTATACGGCCCTTCAGTCGGTGTCATGGAAACAAGGTCTCCACTACTCGCAG GAGGGTCTCCCCCACAACCAGTAGTCCCTTCACATAAGGATAAAGGTGGTGCTCCACCAGTTAGAAGCATATATGAGGAGTTATCTAGTCCTGGGCTTGGATCAACACCTCTGACCTTAAGAAGAACA GCCAGCTTTACTTTATCACAGAGCCCATCCACTGGAATTCTGCCATCAACTCCAGGAGCAG CTTCAAGCATGTTCAGCCCTGCAAGCATTGGGCAGCCTAAGAAGACTACTCTATCTCCTGCTCAGCTGGATCCTTTTTATACTCAAGGAGATTCCCTTACTTCAGAAGATCAGCTTGATGACACATGGGTAACTGTATTTGG ATTTCCTCAAGCATCAGCTTCCTATATTCTACTACAGTTTGCTCAGTATGGAAACATATTAAAGCATGTG ATGTCCAATGCAGGAAACTGGATGCATATTCGATATCAGTCTAAGCTTCAAGCCCGGAAAGCCTTAAGCAAAGATGGAAAAATTTTTGGTGAATCTATCATGATTGGTGTCAAGCCTTGTATAGATAAA AGTCTGATGGAAAACTATGAAAGAAGCTCTACATCCTCAATGTCTTCGATTTTCACTCCACCTACAAAATCTGCTGGCACACCAACACAACTTGCAAATAACAGTGCAAGGATTTCTACCATGAGACCTCTGGCAACAGCATATAAGGCTTCCACTAGTGACTATCAG GTGGTTTCTGACAGACAAACTCCTAGGAAAGATGAAAGTATTGTATCCAAAGCAATGGAATATGTTTTTGGCTGGTAA